The following proteins are co-located in the Toxotes jaculatrix isolate fToxJac2 chromosome 9, fToxJac2.pri, whole genome shotgun sequence genome:
- the LOC121187123 gene encoding POU domain class 2-associating factor 1 isoform X1 produces the protein MHWEKSPPSALARSRPYQGVRVRDPVKELLRRKRSLEPHSTKTAPPAADVVSHNHQSSYTQAIFGSDVASGTTAEPSAAAGDGGLQCTGWKASPPATSAGLQPGTTQWSPPEYSQQDPSTQTLAYPANTLTADLYMQTLCPSYTMLTYTHTPLLTNFGTIPVAPAPASLPQMELPDSGLTYLPWAQPLTTISTMPNPGVQFAPGSAALSGSPLVHMPLSMSLTTMIPQLEAQGLDPQPQILDLPQRSEHELDSEPQGQSLDDDRGIEPESPNLLDKLLEDHKEDGEEEDKDSYNSSLFIPNV, from the exons ATGCACTGGGAGAAAT CACCACCATCAGCACTGGCCAGGTCCAGACCATACCAAGGTGTTCGAGTCAGAGACCCGGTCAAAGagctgctgaggaggaagaggagtttGGAGCCTCACAGCACCAAGACAGCACCCCCTGCTGCG gatGTGGTCTCACACAACCACCAGTCATCATATACACAAG CCATCTTTGGCTCTGATGTTGCCAGCGGCACCACAGCTGAGCCGTCAGCTGCGGCTGGAGATGGAGGGCTGCAGTGCACAGGATGGAAAGCTTCACCTCCTGCCACCAGCGCTGGCCTGCAGCCTGGCACAACACAATGGTCTCCACCTGAATACAGCCAGCAGGACCCTTCAACTCAGACTCTGGCCTACCCAGCCAACACCCTGACTGCAGACTTGTATATGCAGACTCTGTGCCCCAGCTACACCATGctgacctacacacacacaccactgctcACAAACTTTGGG ACCATACCAGTGGCACCGGCACCAGCTTCCCTCCCTCAGATGGAGCTTCCAGACTCAGGGTTGACCTACCTCCCCTGGGCCCAGCCCCTCACCACCATATCTACCATGCCCAACCCGGGGGTCCAGTTTGCCCCCGGCTCTGCAGCCCTGTCCGGGTCACCTCTGGTGCACATGCCATTGTCCATGTCTTTGACCACCATGATTCCTCAGCTGGAAGCCCAGGGTTTAGACCCTCAGCCCCAGATCCTCGACCTCCCACAGCGTTCAGAGCACGAGCTGGACTCTGAACCACAAGGCCAGTCTCTGGATGACGATCGGGGGATAGAGCCAGAATCGCCAAACCTACTGGATAAACTTCTGGAGGATCACAAGGAAGATGGtgaagaggaggacaaggacTCATATAACAGCTCGCTCTTCATACCCAATGTCTGA
- the LOC121187123 gene encoding POU domain class 2-associating factor 1 isoform X2 — protein MSPPSALARSRPYQGVRVRDPVKELLRRKRSLEPHSTKTAPPAADVVSHNHQSSYTQAIFGSDVASGTTAEPSAAAGDGGLQCTGWKASPPATSAGLQPGTTQWSPPEYSQQDPSTQTLAYPANTLTADLYMQTLCPSYTMLTYTHTPLLTNFGTIPVAPAPASLPQMELPDSGLTYLPWAQPLTTISTMPNPGVQFAPGSAALSGSPLVHMPLSMSLTTMIPQLEAQGLDPQPQILDLPQRSEHELDSEPQGQSLDDDRGIEPESPNLLDKLLEDHKEDGEEEDKDSYNSSLFIPNV, from the exons ATGT CACCACCATCAGCACTGGCCAGGTCCAGACCATACCAAGGTGTTCGAGTCAGAGACCCGGTCAAAGagctgctgaggaggaagaggagtttGGAGCCTCACAGCACCAAGACAGCACCCCCTGCTGCG gatGTGGTCTCACACAACCACCAGTCATCATATACACAAG CCATCTTTGGCTCTGATGTTGCCAGCGGCACCACAGCTGAGCCGTCAGCTGCGGCTGGAGATGGAGGGCTGCAGTGCACAGGATGGAAAGCTTCACCTCCTGCCACCAGCGCTGGCCTGCAGCCTGGCACAACACAATGGTCTCCACCTGAATACAGCCAGCAGGACCCTTCAACTCAGACTCTGGCCTACCCAGCCAACACCCTGACTGCAGACTTGTATATGCAGACTCTGTGCCCCAGCTACACCATGctgacctacacacacacaccactgctcACAAACTTTGGG ACCATACCAGTGGCACCGGCACCAGCTTCCCTCCCTCAGATGGAGCTTCCAGACTCAGGGTTGACCTACCTCCCCTGGGCCCAGCCCCTCACCACCATATCTACCATGCCCAACCCGGGGGTCCAGTTTGCCCCCGGCTCTGCAGCCCTGTCCGGGTCACCTCTGGTGCACATGCCATTGTCCATGTCTTTGACCACCATGATTCCTCAGCTGGAAGCCCAGGGTTTAGACCCTCAGCCCCAGATCCTCGACCTCCCACAGCGTTCAGAGCACGAGCTGGACTCTGAACCACAAGGCCAGTCTCTGGATGACGATCGGGGGATAGAGCCAGAATCGCCAAACCTACTGGATAAACTTCTGGAGGATCACAAGGAAGATGGtgaagaggaggacaaggacTCATATAACAGCTCGCTCTTCATACCCAATGTCTGA